From Thermocladium sp. ECH_B, a single genomic window includes:
- a CDS encoding HIT family hydrolase, which yields MSCVFCDIINGRAPGYVVYEDEDVVAILDKHPAAEGHILVMPRRHHENIYELPDDLLCKVIKATKKVALAVKESLGATGVRVLQNNGADAGQVVFHIHFHVIPFYGNYRWNKHELTPEEAERVVSRVKPMLSRMGVSSNAEKH from the coding sequence ATGAGTTGCGTTTTCTGCGATATAATTAATGGGAGGGCGCCTGGGTACGTGGTTTATGAGGATGAGGATGTCGTGGCTATCCTGGATAAGCACCCGGCCGCCGAGGGGCATATACTGGTAATGCCGAGGAGGCATCATGAGAATATCTATGAGTTGCCGGATGACTTGCTCTGCAAAGTAATTAAGGCAACCAAGAAGGTGGCTCTGGCCGTGAAGGAATCACTGGGCGCAACTGGAGTAAGGGTGCTTCAGAATAATGGGGCGGATGCCGGCCAAGTGGTTTTTCACATTCATTTCCATGTGATTCCATTTTATGGTAACTATAGATGGAACAAGCATGAATTGACCCCGGAGGAGGCGGAGAGAGTGGTTTCCAGGGTGAAGCCCATGCTCTCGAGAATGGGGGTGAGCAGCAATGCCGAAAAGCATTAA